Proteins encoded within one genomic window of Bradyrhizobium sp. 186:
- a CDS encoding ABC transporter ATP-binding protein: protein MAAELTTMTGAGRGASVSLSKLERCYDRVAAVAGVSLDILSGEFLTLLGPSGSGKSTTLMMIAGFETPTGGDIAIDGKSVVAMPPYRRNIGMVFQNYALFPHLTAADNIGFPLKQRGVGKAEREKLVREALALMQLPDHGERYPRQLSGGQQQRVALARAIVFKPRLLLMDEPLGALDKQLRENLQLEMRRLHADLGITFIYVTHDQEEALTMSDRIAVMNGGLVAQVGRPEDLYDRPGSRFVASFLGESNFLPAIVRGVEDDVVVAECEGAIVRALCPGRPATGEKVMLTTRPERIRFADGAFASTAPQNRLSVTVTEAVFAGERCRYMLQARDGTAMVLKEPSSAAIRRRAVGERTEIAWSVADTILV from the coding sequence ATGGCTGCTGAGCTGACGACGATGACCGGGGCTGGCCGCGGCGCGTCGGTATCGCTCAGCAAGCTGGAAAGGTGCTATGATCGCGTGGCCGCGGTGGCTGGCGTTTCGCTAGACATTCTCTCCGGCGAGTTCCTGACGCTACTGGGACCGAGCGGATCCGGCAAGTCGACGACCTTGATGATGATCGCCGGCTTCGAGACGCCGACCGGCGGCGACATCGCCATCGACGGGAAGTCGGTCGTCGCCATGCCGCCCTATCGCCGCAACATCGGCATGGTGTTCCAGAACTACGCTCTATTTCCTCATCTCACCGCTGCCGACAATATCGGATTTCCGCTGAAGCAGCGCGGCGTCGGCAAGGCCGAGCGGGAAAAGCTGGTCCGCGAGGCGCTGGCGCTGATGCAATTGCCCGACCATGGTGAGCGCTACCCGCGCCAATTGTCCGGTGGCCAGCAACAGCGGGTCGCTCTCGCGCGCGCCATCGTGTTCAAGCCGCGCCTTCTTCTGATGGACGAACCCTTGGGCGCGCTCGACAAGCAGCTCCGCGAGAATCTGCAGCTGGAGATGCGCCGCCTTCATGCCGATCTTGGCATCACCTTCATCTATGTCACCCACGACCAGGAGGAGGCTCTCACCATGTCGGACCGTATCGCCGTCATGAATGGAGGACTGGTGGCGCAGGTCGGACGGCCTGAGGATCTGTATGACCGGCCGGGCAGCCGTTTCGTCGCCTCCTTCCTCGGCGAGTCGAATTTCCTCCCGGCCATCGTGCGCGGCGTCGAGGACGATGTCGTGGTGGCCGAGTGCGAAGGGGCCATCGTCCGTGCTTTGTGTCCCGGCCGGCCCGCCACCGGCGAGAAGGTCATGCTGACGACGCGTCCGGAGCGTATCCGCTTCGCCGACGGCGCCTTTGCTTCGACCGCGCCGCAGAACCGTCTCAGCGTCACCGTGACCGAGGCGGTGTTTGCCGGCGAACGCTGCCGCTACATGTTGCAGGCACGCGACGGCACCGCGATGGTGCTGAAAGAACCGTCGAGTGCGGCGATCCGGCGCCGTGCGGTCGGCGAGCGGACGGAGATCGCTTGGTCGGTCGCGGATACGATCCTTGTCTGA
- a CDS encoding ABC transporter substrate-binding protein, with protein sequence MRDHRSPTKFNRRTAIGLLGAGLAAPFIRPGHAEAAWPEQTTIPDILKGSGEVRIATFGGTMQETQQKAYFEPFERLSGIKVHAFPGTNPTKIKAMVETGNVEWDIAQLSRGSIMNLQKQGDYFEKIDYSLVDDGVGTAYRFEYGLEMLVWAQVMGYRTDAFKGDAPKGWADFWDTKKFPGDRAMGGTGAGGWPEMEFALMAAGVPADKLYPLDIDKAFASYEGIKKAVVKWWDTGAVPVQLLTDREVAMTTVWNGRMAALQAANVPAAICWNQGLMKRDAWGIPKGAKNATNAMKFVAYSTMAIPQARIAFGIPYGQVNAKSNDYIPPERLAVLPSAPAIKSQLVNYDYDWWIDNRDTVVGRFNKWLLS encoded by the coding sequence ATGCGCGATCATCGTTCTCCGACCAAATTCAATCGCCGCACGGCAATCGGTCTGCTGGGCGCAGGCCTTGCGGCGCCGTTCATCCGCCCTGGTCACGCCGAGGCGGCGTGGCCGGAGCAGACCACGATCCCCGACATCCTGAAGGGCAGCGGCGAGGTTCGCATCGCCACCTTCGGCGGCACGATGCAGGAGACCCAGCAAAAGGCTTATTTCGAGCCGTTCGAGAGGTTGTCCGGCATCAAGGTGCATGCCTTTCCCGGTACCAACCCGACCAAGATCAAGGCCATGGTCGAGACCGGCAACGTCGAATGGGACATCGCCCAGCTCAGCCGCGGCTCGATCATGAACCTGCAGAAGCAAGGCGACTACTTCGAGAAGATCGACTATTCCCTGGTCGACGACGGTGTCGGCACCGCCTACCGCTTCGAATACGGCCTCGAGATGCTGGTGTGGGCGCAGGTGATGGGCTATCGGACCGACGCCTTCAAGGGCGACGCGCCTAAAGGCTGGGCAGACTTCTGGGACACCAAGAAATTTCCCGGCGACCGGGCCATGGGCGGCACCGGCGCCGGCGGCTGGCCCGAGATGGAATTCGCCCTGATGGCGGCCGGCGTGCCGGCCGACAAGCTCTATCCGCTCGATATCGATAAGGCTTTCGCAAGCTACGAGGGGATCAAGAAGGCGGTCGTCAAATGGTGGGACACCGGCGCCGTGCCGGTCCAGCTTCTGACCGACCGCGAGGTCGCCATGACAACCGTCTGGAACGGTCGCATGGCTGCGCTGCAGGCGGCGAACGTTCCCGCCGCAATATGCTGGAATCAGGGGCTGATGAAGCGCGACGCCTGGGGCATCCCCAAGGGCGCCAAGAACGCCACGAATGCGATGAAGTTCGTAGCCTATTCGACCATGGCGATCCCCCAGGCACGCATCGCCTTCGGAATCCCCTATGGTCAGGTCAACGCCAAGTCGAACGACTACATCCCGCCGGAACGGCTGGCCGTGCTGCCCAGCGCCCCCGCCATCAAATCGCAGCTCGTGAACTATGACTATGATTGGTGGATCGACAATCGCGACACGGTTGTTGGTCGCTTCAACAAATGGCTGCTGAGCTGA
- a CDS encoding NtaA/DmoA family FMN-dependent monooxygenase (This protein belongs to a clade of FMN-dependent monooxygenases, within a broader family of flavin-dependent oxidoreductases, the luciferase-like monooxygenase (LMM) family, some of whose members use coenzyme F420 rather than FMN.): MPTKPFHLAWFLQGSSVQAWGESWTGHIGQTWMEPELFLNAARALERACFDYILLEDSSYVGESFGGSTDIYLKNGIAVPRQDPSVVAALMTQVTSRIGIVPTFGTYAYHPYLLSRLVATLDQVSGGRIGWNAVTGSSDFAAMNFGMPGMPEHDLRYDMADEYMEVCNGLWDSWEPGAIIADRKSGVLVDPTKVHAVNYSGKYYKTRGPLNSGPAPQGRPVIAQAGGSPRGRKFAAAHADTIVVHVKGIEAMRSYRDDVHKHMIACGRKPSDCKVLYLINPILGDTMQDAQERKKRRAAIAMERIDERLAHFGKVTNIDFGKFDLDKPLPDDVTTNGHQQNLEQYRLMAKGRSIRETMASFNAVDLSVELCGTPDAVAAQMGEVMQEVGGDGFLFSMPNVNRRTLAEIEDGLVPALQDRGLMRKAYEHKHFRDNLLAY, translated from the coding sequence ATGCCCACCAAACCATTTCACTTGGCCTGGTTCCTTCAGGGATCGAGCGTGCAGGCCTGGGGCGAGTCCTGGACCGGACATATCGGCCAGACCTGGATGGAGCCTGAGCTGTTCCTGAACGCGGCGCGCGCGCTCGAGCGCGCCTGCTTCGACTACATCCTGCTCGAAGATTCGTCCTACGTCGGCGAGAGCTTCGGTGGCTCGACCGACATCTATCTCAAGAACGGCATCGCGGTGCCGCGTCAGGATCCGTCAGTGGTGGCGGCGCTGATGACGCAGGTGACATCGCGCATCGGCATCGTGCCTACTTTTGGAACATACGCCTATCATCCCTATTTGCTCTCCCGCTTGGTGGCGACGCTCGACCAGGTGTCGGGCGGGCGCATCGGCTGGAATGCCGTCACCGGCAGTTCGGACTTCGCGGCCATGAACTTCGGCATGCCGGGCATGCCGGAGCACGATCTGCGCTATGACATGGCTGACGAATACATGGAGGTCTGCAATGGCCTGTGGGATTCGTGGGAGCCGGGCGCCATCATCGCCGACCGCAAGAGCGGCGTGCTGGTCGATCCCACCAAGGTCCACGCCGTCAATTACAGCGGCAAGTATTACAAGACACGCGGCCCGCTCAACTCGGGGCCGGCGCCGCAGGGCCGGCCCGTGATCGCCCAGGCCGGCGGCTCGCCGCGCGGACGCAAGTTCGCCGCCGCCCATGCCGACACCATCGTGGTCCACGTCAAGGGCATCGAGGCGATGCGTTCCTACCGCGACGACGTCCACAAGCACATGATCGCATGTGGCCGCAAACCTTCCGATTGCAAGGTGCTCTATCTCATCAACCCGATCCTCGGCGACACCATGCAGGATGCCCAAGAGCGCAAGAAGAGGCGGGCGGCCATCGCGATGGAACGCATCGACGAGCGGCTCGCGCATTTCGGCAAGGTGACCAATATCGACTTCGGCAAGTTCGATCTCGACAAGCCGCTGCCCGACGATGTGACCACCAACGGCCATCAGCAGAATCTCGAGCAGTACCGCCTGATGGCGAAAGGGCGCTCGATCCGGGAGACGATGGCGAGCTTCAATGCGGTCGACCTGTCGGTCGAGCTCTGCGGCACACCCGACGCCGTCGCCGCACAGATGGGCGAGGTGATGCAGGAGGTCGGCGGCGACGGATTCCTGTTCTCGATGCCCAACGTCAACCGCCGCACACTCGCCGAGATCGAGGACGGGCTGGTGCCGGCGCTGCAGGATCGCGGCCTGATGCGCAAAGCCTACGAGCACAAGCATTTCCGCGACAATCTTCTGGCGTACTGA
- a CDS encoding ABC transporter permease, with protein sequence MSEGVEIRFEGLAATRQSGVRLPWRLSWRPVMPLLLAAPLLLFMLVFYALPVLSMLMRSVNDPNWTLSHYASLTGDTVFLKVFSNTLYTSLTVTAGALLLGYPVALSLVRAPRYAPVILFLILLPFWTSVLVRSYAWMVLLGRHGLINEALLAAGMIDQPLRILNTPLATQIAMVHILLPYMVLPIANALRQIDPSLARAASGLGATPWATFRQITLPLSMPGVAAGVLLVFVLALGFYITPAMVGGTREITLSMLIAQQVDQLNWAYAATLSVLLLATALAIIAAFYRLPGVGHTLRTSAR encoded by the coding sequence TTGTCTGAGGGGGTCGAAATCCGTTTCGAAGGACTGGCCGCCACGCGGCAGAGCGGCGTGCGGCTGCCCTGGCGGCTGTCCTGGCGGCCGGTCATGCCGCTGCTGCTGGCGGCACCGCTTCTGCTGTTCATGCTCGTGTTCTATGCATTGCCGGTGCTGTCGATGTTGATGCGCAGCGTCAACGATCCCAACTGGACGCTGTCGCATTATGCCTCCCTGACGGGCGACACGGTGTTCCTGAAAGTCTTCTCGAACACGCTTTACACGTCGTTGACCGTCACTGCGGGGGCGCTGCTGCTGGGCTATCCTGTCGCGCTCTCGCTGGTGCGCGCGCCGCGCTACGCGCCGGTGATCCTGTTCCTGATCCTGCTGCCATTCTGGACCAGCGTGTTGGTCCGCAGCTACGCCTGGATGGTGCTGTTGGGCCGGCACGGCCTCATCAATGAGGCGCTGCTCGCGGCAGGCATGATCGACCAGCCGTTGCGCATCCTCAATACGCCGCTGGCGACCCAGATCGCGATGGTTCACATCCTGCTGCCCTACATGGTTCTCCCGATCGCCAATGCGCTCCGACAGATCGATCCGTCGCTGGCGCGCGCGGCGTCCGGGCTGGGCGCAACGCCGTGGGCGACCTTTCGGCAGATAACGCTGCCGCTCTCCATGCCGGGCGTCGCCGCCGGCGTGCTGCTGGTATTCGTGCTGGCGCTGGGCTTCTACATCACGCCGGCCATGGTCGGCGGCACGCGCGAGATCACGCTATCGATGCTGATCGCCCAACAGGTCGATCAGCTCAACTGGGCCTATGCAGCGACCCTTTCGGTCCTGCTGCTGGCAACGGCGCTCGCCATCATCGCGGCTTTCTAT